The Dasypus novemcinctus isolate mDasNov1 chromosome 13, mDasNov1.1.hap2, whole genome shotgun sequence genome segment gATTTTCACACATTGTGTTGtcgttttcattcatttcaaggtagctattgatttctttagcaatttCCTTCTCGACCCACTGTTTGCCATATCTTTGTGGCTAATATGATTCTCTggcccttattgatttccagcttcattccactgtggtcagagaagttatttcatataatttcaatctttctgaattcattgagagttgttctgtggcctagcatctggtctatcctggagaatgttctatGTGCagtcaagaagaatgtatatactgctgtatttgggtataatgttctatatGTGTACGTTAGGTCCTCTAATGTAGTattagatcctctaatgtattattcaaggtctttgtttctttattctttgttGAGATGCTTTTTCTCCACTTACTTttttcaatgtttgcctcatgtattttgagatgccctggttaggtgcataaatgtttatgattgttctttcttcttgaaagattatcccttttattattatataatgatcTTCATTGTCTCTTTCAATGGTTTTGCATttagagtctattttgtctggatattaatatagatactcCTGCCTTTATTGGTTATTTGCatgtaatattgttttccaaccattcattttcagtgtCCTTGTGTCCctaggtctaaggtgggtttcttgtagacagaatatagatgagtcatatttccttatttattctgccaatctgtctcttgactggagaatttaatccattaacattcaatgttattactgttgaagaattacttacattagccatattttctttaggtttatgtatgacatatgttgtttttatttctctttttatcatttcagttgttcttacacttttCACTAActccctctctcctgttttttttttctttcaatcagcATAATTTCTTGAATTGCAGGTTTCTTTTTGACAAACtcacttaatttctgtttatctgtgaatattttgcactattcctcatttttgaatgccaactttgctggagagagaattcttggctggaagtattttccttttagcaccttaactatgtcataccactgtcttcttgctttcatggtttcagatgagaaatcagcacttaatcctatcaagcttcccttgtttgtgatggatctcttttctcttgctgttttcagtattctctctttgtcttgagcattgggtggTTTGAGcattggagtaggcctgttaggatttacaCTGTTTGTGGTGCACTGCACTTCCTAaacatgtatgtccatgtccctccataggggtgggaaattttcagccattatttcctccagcacacCTTCTgtaccttttcccttttcttctccctctgttatgcctataatgtgtatgtttgcatgtttcatgTTGTGTAATTCAAATCCCCTAAGTCCCTGttagattttttctatcttatCATCTATCTATTCTACCTGTCtaatttcagctgtactgtcttctgcattgctgattctttcctcgccctgttcaaatctgctttgatgtgcttccagtgtattttttatttcttgcattgccCCATTCATTGCCATCATGTTCATTATCTATTTATGTacgtttacaatttcttcagtatattttcccagtgtcttcttaatatccttaatctcatcctttacttcattaagttgattcatggtatttgtttggacatctctgattagttgttccatgttatACATCTcctcctagtttttagtttgttggactggtccatgtcttcctgttttttagtatatCTTGTAATGTTTTGgtggtgtctaggcatctatgatgggtttattcagttgattagcttctactctagggttttattttgttgtttgtgtgtgtgtgtgtggtaaggtttcactttgacacttagTTCATCGTATTCTATTCCCTTGCTCTTGTCTATGCTCCCTTGGAAAAAAtttaggaacagagaaaaggaaacagataagaagagaaaacaaataatagtaataataatttaaaagttagAAGAAGAACTGTACAAGACcttggaaaatgaataattaacacaagacatacagaggaataagaataaaaaggtggaacagaaacaatgaaatgagaaacaaaatagagaaaaatatatagaatggatttagaggccagaatgatgagaagagaggaaaagaaaacagaaaagagaagaagaaaaaaattaatgaaagaaaaaaagagtgagagaaataaaaacaagaaaaattgaatacCAAACCAAAAAAAGTGGCATGATAGAACAAGAGAGAAcgaaagatagaaaaatgaagaaaagagtgTAGGTAGAAAATGttggtaaaagaataaaaaggtaaacaaaggcagaggaaacacaataaacaagaaacaatACAGCAgcaatgaagttttaaaaaggagaaagaaagaaaagttaaaaaaaaaaaaaaaaaggaaaatcagccTCCCCTCTTAGGCCACTAAGGAGCTCCTCAgactgccagtgttcatcaaccaatcacactgcagcctgccctctgcaggttttaagCTAGGTTTTAGCGAGCAAGATAAGGTGGGAAaaaaaggaaccttttttttttttttttaaagaaataagagaatcaagaaaagcttatacaaaaagaatgtctaaATATTTCTGTCATAAAGTATAAGCTGGATGCTGATAACACAGTGGATTACTTTTCCAAGaagagccaggaatcaaaccagaGACCTCTTATATACAAGGCGGGTATTCCTCCACAGGGCTAAACCACCTCCTCAGGTTAGTTAGTGTTTCAGAAAGTTATCCGCtccctttccctcaggcaggttagGTTCCTAGCAGTTTACCAGAGTCCTGCTGACTAGGCACCTCTCTGTCCTTGCCCTTGTTCTaatctaattcctctctttacatGTGTGGTTGGGTGTGACAGCCTTCCTGAGGAGATCCCCCATCCCTTCTCCCTGTCAGTCCGAGTCCCTTCTGAGATATAAAGGGAGGTCAGCTAGACAATctcactgcaaagaaaccactctccaacCTCTCGGACCTCTCTTCCTCCAGGAAATGCCCCCTCTCACTCTGTTCAGAGCAGCGTGCCAGGCGCTCCATTTAGGCTATTTGCCCTGAGGGCAGGGTATATATGCTGCTTCCAACCACAGGGGTGAGCAATTCAgcttttcctttggcttctttatctttctagtaccctcctagatgacgaAGAGGACCTTCCCATTTTATATATTCAAAGCGGCTCCTTTAGATAGGTCTCTGCCCTCTCTCTGCTCTGTTGTTGTGAGAGGGTCAGACTCTGTCTACCCACCTCGGTGCTattttccacaaactctttcTCAGGCACATTTTTGAAGTGACTTTAGAGAAAGTTCTATGTTGCTTTTTGGTTGTTTAAGAAACTGGTCCAGAGATGTGCCTTCTCATTGCAAATTTCATGTAGATGGTTAGGGGGTAACCTTGAATTTTAGAATAAAGTTGATGATGTGATAATGGCAATAgacttcaaaacaaaacaaaattattttctcatttctttaactACCATCTTAACAGTACTATTAACATAACAACACCATGGTAATAAATGCAATATATGTCTATCTTTAGAGTGCAAGAATCACTCCTTATATAATAATGAACGATAACAATTATACAGTgttaatacaaagtgttaataatatgatggtttgtgggaataatacaccaaatataagctatggactatagagaacagtaatattatgatggtattctttcatcaattgtatcaaatgtgtCACAACTATGTAATGGtgttggtgttggtggtggggcaatgtacGGGAATCCTGTATcatctgcatgattgttttgtaacttcacaattcctcaaataaaaaatatggtgagtgctcaataaatggaaaattgtgttattattaataaatataattataatagtgaatatatattgttattttattataagCAAACATATGACAAATAAAAGCAATAGAGTAGTTGGTAAAAGAAATATACCTAAAGTCTAAAGttaacaaagaataaataaactgCTGTCTCCCTCCAAGCCAGAAGATACATAGTCCCTTGATGCTGTGTATTCACAAAAAGCACATTTATAAGGTAACCTATGAATGTCAGCACACCATGggatttctttctctatttcctttcctCTTGTATTTTACTGAGCTTGGAATATTTTTCATTCAAAACACaggcacatgcacatacatattaACTAGTAAAATTAGTTTATATTCATGATTTGAAGTAAGGGTATGTTTTTATCATAAAAGGGTTTTAAGCAGAGAATAAAATTATGAGATCTAAGTTTTAAGAAATAACTCAGTATGCAGTGGAGAGACCAGCTAGAAGGTGGAAAATAGGTACATTGATGATATCTAGGATAAGAATACATAGtacaaaaaaaaattggggggaaaagagaagaaaatgaggttGTCCTTTTTGTGCTGGAGATTTATGTGTAGCAATTCTATAGTAATTTTAAACTTAAAGAAGCACAGTTATTATGAATCAATCATTCAGTAAAGTAAAGCAATTCATTCCTCAAGATACGCTATTTAAACCCAGCAACACTTCTTGCACTCTTTTTAGGTCTTTCCTCATTTTCTTACACCAGGTATTCTATGAAGTCTTTCTCTTCCGTTATGAAAGTCTTTCTATCTGAATTTTTAGCTTTATAAGATTTAGAGGTTAGGGTTATGAAAAGGGTATGGCATAGAAATAGGGAAAATATGGGTGAGTTTGTGTTAGTAGGCTAGGGAAGGGTGAAAACCTACCAACATTTGCACAGTAATAAACTTTATCCTATCCCATATGAGGCATGTGCCCTGGAGAAAATACCTTTTATGAAGCACGCATAAGAAGAAGAGTCAACAAGAGAAAGAAACCTCAATgaggcaggaagaaaaaaaaacaaacaaacagtccAGCATCCTGAAagccaagagaaaagagagcttaaaaaaaggaagaactgtATCCAATTCAGTTCATTGGTTCATCATAAAATCCATAATGTTGCAGGGTGATATTGGTAtatgattcaataaatatttatttacatttattcccTAATATGTGTCATGTTTTTAATCATGttgaaaacaaaaagtaattttaaaattatcattaagTAACTGATtggttaataaaataataaattgactATTGATAAATACATGAGTATCCAATTTAGAAATTAAAACCACTATTTTATATCCACTGGAGGCATCCCAGAGAGAACTTCACCTTATAAGATGTACCATGTCTTACCAACTAATGTTTTGACTGtgttaaaattaagtaaatatttttctGGATTATTTCAACAAAATGAATTTACTTAAAGTTGGGTGGTAGAAAATTTAATTACCAAAATCAGATCCAAAAGGATGCTTATCTGGAGAAAGATTGAAAAGATGCTACTGAATTCAGctgttagtgatttttttttttattttggtgacCTTTGGGAGACCAGTCCTTGTAAAAtgctgagaagaaaagacaggctACTGAGAGCTGAAGCTGAAGAGGAACCTTCAACTATGGACTACCAACTGTTAGATCTCATTTGAGGTCTCTAGTATTAAGAAAAATGATTTTAGCTTGACCCATGTGCTTCTTTATAGCttcctttatgtctttattccTTAGGCTATAGATAATAGGGttgaaaaagggagacaaaactGCAAAGGCCAGAGCAATGGCGGTATCCCAGAATAAGGAGTAAGTGGCAGAGAAGCGTAGGTACATGAGAGCCACGCTGCCAAAGAAGAGCAAAAACACAGTGAGGTGGGAGACACACGTAGAAAATGCCTTGCGGCGGCCTTCAGCTGAACGAATACGTAGAATCACAGTCACAATACCAATGTAGGACATGAAAATGAGCATCACAGCTGTAATAATCTCCACTGCATGAACAATATCCACTACCTGAATCATGATGATGGCTTGTGTGTCTGTGCAGGCTAGGCGTAGCACTGGGAGGAAGTCACAAAAGATATGCTCCAGGTGATTAGAGCCACAAAATGGCAGTGTGGAGATCCAGGCAATCTCAGGGAGCGGTGTGATAAAGCCACAAATACAGCAACTTAAAGTCAACTGGGCACATAGCTTGGAGGTCATGATGGTGGGGTAATGAAGAGGGCTACAGATGGCCAGGTAACGGTCAAAGGCCATAGCTGTCAAGAGACACACCTCACTGATACCTGTGGAATGGAAGAAATACATCTGCAGAAGGCAACCCTGTAAGGAAATGCTCTTCCTCTCACTAAGCAAGCTAGAGAGCATCTTTGGGATGGTGGCTGTGGTATACCAAATCTCCAGGAAAGAAAGGGAACTGATAAAGAAGTACATGGGAGTATGGAGGTGAATATTCAGGCGGACCACTGTGATGATGACCAGGTTTCCAACAACAATGAAAGTATAGATGAAGAGCAGTGGGACAAAGCAGAGGACAGCATCTCCCCAGGAATGCGGGAAAGCAGAGAAGATAAATTCTTGATCAGTGGTCCAATTAGGCCTCCCCATCTCCAGGTTAGAAGTATGGATTTCAATTCCCAGAGCACTCAAACCTTCTGGGAGGTGTCTTTTATCTTTCAGAAAGTAAATACATTTACCAAATGCCAAACTGTGGATAGATTCCTGTATTAGAAATGTAAAGGAAGACGAAGAAGGAATAGTCCACATTCCACAGATGCTTCCAACTAAGGTTGGAAAAAATTCAGGCAGCACAGCCAGTATTTTAGACTAGTAGTTCTCAACTTTTAGCTTGCCTAAGAATCATCCAGAGGGCTTGTTAAAATACAAGTTTCTGTGTCCCATCCTGAGGGCTTCTAATTCAGTAGATCTGGGATAGAGTCCAAGAATTAGAAATTCTAACAAATTTCTGGGGAATGTTGATCCCTCTGATTAGAGGATCTTATTTTAAAACTACATTTAGTCATAAGCCTGGACAAGGAATTGAAGAGATGTCCCTATTATTATGGTATTCTTTCATGTATTCaagttttattgattctctaacAATCTCCCTGTAACTGTTACAAAATCCCCAGTTCCACATCTGATTTTTATCATATGGCTTGACTGGATATTTTAATGACAAAGACAAAGCCACCTCTAATGAATTCCACCTATCTTCCTCCCATAACTAGCTCTAAAACCTCCCCTCTCTCCCATTATATATGTATCCATTCTTAACAATGGCCCTGCGAAGATTCTGGGGAGTAAACTTATTGCAatgtgttcttttaaaagatgGGCCATTCCACCCCTGCCCATCCCTTCTCTCCTGCATCCTCTAGGTTAGCGGTTCTCTTTTCAAGCCTCCAATCTCTTAAAATTAATCTTTCTAAATCATCAGTGTCCTCATTTGATTTCCCTTCCACACTTCATGTTATCATCATTTTCTTCCTCCaaattgccctttttaaaaaggaaacaaacctCAAATTCTCTGGAATAACTCTTCCCTAATGATCAAAGGAGGATATAATAAACTTCCTCTATTTTCCAGCATTTTAGTAACGTTTCCTACTTATGTTAGCTATggatatatttgtttatttattatacaATTAAGTCCCATCAAACTCCTATTTTTCTGCACACCACAGCTAGAaccatttttctttaatgctgtaCTGCaactaatattttgttattttctacAGGAGAGAAAGCGACATTATCTCTTCTTGTTATGGTAACTTAATTACCAATACAGTTTAACAAACCTGCTACCATTACAAACACACATTTTCTGATCTCTGAACATTCCTAAAGGGAATCTCTCCTACCTAAAATATCCTCCTCTCACCTCCCttccaatctgtctcctttttttcctAACCAAGTTCTGCATATATTTTATTCAGCTTTAGCAGGCTAAAAGCTAGCATTACCAGTTTCTAATCACTCTGTTTTTCACTCTCTCTacattcattctcttacaaaatatttttaagtgttcttCAATTGTTCACACATGTACCTTATCTTTCCTATAAGACTGGGTGCCCCCAACAGCAGTTACCACAACTTCTAACCATGGTCCTCAGGACaggtttctttgaaaagaaacaGGCACACAGGTCTTCTGAGAAAACTAGGATCTGATTCCCTAATCTCCTGAAGGTGAGTAGTTTAAGCCAAAGAAAGAATCGAAAGGATCTGAACCAAGGAGCTGCACCAGCtaccaaaaagaaattttaaaaattaaaattttccatgGAACACTACTGCTCTATCTTCATCCAAAACAGTAATAAGTCTGGCACAAATGTTAATGGCATTAAATTTGTCAATTGGAAGTATATCTGTTGAGTCTAGAAGGAGAGAAACAGGTTGACCTAATCCTACTGAAAggaaagtatatatatttaaaaattgctttgggtagagaCTTTGTCCTGTTTGAGTCAGTACCCCAGTATAAGGTTTTCAGAAAACAGACTCCTCTGATATATCTGACTTCTCTTTAGTGGTGTTCTTATTTGGTGTATATTCACTGTCTTGGATCAGAGACCAATGTGTGAAATGCTGGTCTACTGCATCAGAATTAATTCAGAAAACTCTGAGGATATGAAAGTAGAGAACTATATTATACAAAAGAAAAAGTCTGAATCACCTAATCCCTCATAcctcaaacaaaaaacaattttatcACTGATTTTCAATCCTATAATCATATCTCCTCCCAACCCTCTAAGCCTAATTTCATCCTTTCACTCATGCACTCTCAAACACTGTCGTTTAAGTCAACTGAAGGAACCCCAGCTAAGTGTCCTTTTCCCTCTAGCTCATAGACAACTTAGTTCCTCCTTGACACAAGACAAACCTGCATCCTGGACCCAAGTTCATCTTCTTCTTACCTCTGGTAGAGACAGTGAGTGGGGGGgtcccttctctttcctgtgtctATGTAGTGTAAGGTTCCTTCAGACCAGAGGGAAAGACCATTATACTTCTTTCTAAAGGTTCCTTTGGGAGATTTCTCTGCTGAGTTATTTCCCATTGGTGACTAGAGAAGAACAGCAATTCCATTTCCCCATGGGTTAATTAATGGAAACCTCCTTCTCTGATCTTTTCTCATTATAGTCTCCTTATTGTTAGGAACTCGGAGAGTCTTAATAAAGTATGCATTTCCTTTGATAGATATTCTTAGAATCAACAGATTATACGAATACACATTCTTATGAGGAATTGCTTTCAATAGGATtagttgttttttcttctctcctaacCTCTGAAAGGTCAGTGGCATTTTTCAAGGCCTCTTTAGTTTACTTTAGAAAGACACAATTTCCATTGCAATATTTTTGACTATGTGAGAGGCAATGttataaagtttctttttttaattgaagataCTCTTTTACCACAAGATCTAAATATAGATTACAACTCCACCCTTTAGCACAGCACATACATGACTTAACTTCAGTAGTTCcaacaaagatttcaggagaATGTGAGGATACCAATAATCTCTATTTTGCCAAAATGGCACAATCCTTAAGCCCTCCCTGTATATATGTCCCTTGCAAGCTCTCTTCAAGTGGCAGCTCTCTTCAAGGGGCAGAATCTCAGTTCCTCTCCTTGCATTCTCTTGTAACTTGCTTTGGTCGATAGCATGCAGCAGAAGGGATTGTGGTCCATTTCTGAGCCTAGTACTCATGCTTGGACTTTCTCTCAACACTCTAACCAGCTAAGCCATTCACAAACTCAGACTAGCTTCCTGAAAGGTGAAAAACTACACAGAAAAGAGCACAGTTGTCTTAGATAACGCTTTTCTAGTTCAGACAGCAGCAGCCAAGCTGCCACTGATACTAGACACGAGAATGACATTGAAAATGACCAATCTGATTACAGCCCAAATTGCCAGCCCATAAAATATGCAGTAAGCAAATACTTGGTTTTTTATGCCTCCAATTTTTGGGATAGTTTATTTCACAGCAAAAGATAACTGATATGGTCTCCAAAATCATGTTTCCCATGTCCAATTTAGCTTCACTCCAACCCATAAACCATACAACAAGAATGgtattctaaaaatttttttaattgatttttttgtaaaatcaatattacattaaaaaaatcaatattacattaaaaaaaaaaatatgaggacccattcaaccccaccaaccccaccccaccactcccccaccagcaacactcattcccatcatcatgacacatccattgcatttggtaagtacatctctgggcacctctgtacctcatggtcaatggtccacatcatggcccatactctcccccattccatccagtgggccctgtgaggatttacaatgtccggtgattgcccctgaagcaccatccagggcagctccaagtcccaaagatgcctccacatctcatctcttcctgccattccccataaccattagccaccatgtccacttttcccactccaatgccaccttttctctgtggacattggattggttgtgtccattgcacctctatatcaagaggaggctcagattccacatggatactggatgcaatcatccctctttcagttgtaggcactctaggctccatggtgtggtggttgtccttcttcaactccatcttagctgagtgaggtgagtccaataaatcagattgtaggtgctggactctgttgaggctcagggcctggctatcacattgtcagtccagagattcagatcccctaaatatatcttaaaccccaacaccaactacaactccagcacagtagcatgaaagtcttatgacgagagatcccatctgagtccagattcatcacgcataaacaccagctccaaagaagggccatctgacatggcagttaaccccatctgccatgaccatagcacccatggatctctttagccctcaaaggaaccaatacctgggggttgtatctactttatctgtctcttagactctgctcagttgtgcataagggcaatccttctgacagcctccagactcttttttagagactcgtagccatataaactcatttctcctttccatttcccccttacattaggtcaaacagcattttaaagtcatgttattttatgtagacagggatattctgctgatccgcattgaaccttccattcaagatcattttccagttgcatcatcagttggtagttgatagtgatccctcggtgccagggaggctcatccccgggtgtcatgtcccatgctggggggaaggcattgcatttacatgctgagtttggcttcgagactggccacatttgagtagcatgaaggctatcaggaggaaattcccaggcacaatgctgctctaggccttgttcttatttcaggcatatcagctcacaagcatagtcattagcatcagggactcactgttggaccctcattccttcctggtccttgccactgcacctgggagactgtcgctgctcccctagggaccatgacagagcaccaccggccgggaacccagtacccccccagctgtagtttttaattgttgccactatgagtatatccaaactttgccatgcaccctggacatatgtcctgtatagctccctgtcagccatatatcacctgtcaatagtatcctataccagtattcctccgttgccattattgaaccactctgtgatccagagcttcctgaaaattgaagcccaatataatgtcaggatcccttactagcaaaatggcatatagagatgggtttaaaggtcagatatagaatacgtgttgacttggaaaaaattctacatcctatctttttcttttttctttttccctaattattgaacttctcttaacaagagccctagaccacagcaattcatatatataatatacagcactcccacacatccaccacaaaacctgttcccttccacagcaatactcttacaccctattcacatcatatttacttaaagtgatgtacagagtctgagacaatagctttcaaactaggtgacatctgtgcttacattgtggtgcatactttaggatacacagttttctaattttttagttatcctatgttttacattacggtttacattagtctgtcatctcctatatgttatggtgtaatattacatgttttatatccatccttgtgtactctcgcgaaactcctctcttacaccccatttaccttggttccacacatttaacatcgattttcccatccaccttggtgcccacagtgacagccaacctccgtttcctgaggagccacgtccagagatagttggaatagtgttcagggcctaacttgctcaactgccccaatgccctgggagccaccctttctctcgagagatacagttccctctatttgatggcattagtcctccccaggatgtgggtccacgcccactctcactacttgggtctctacccaatggtgccacccactctggcaaaatgagcattcaaacattccccaggagcccgtcccgcattggaccatcccttccaagcattctaaacaggtaagtctcttaattatattttgatatgattttctcagcattatactctcaaccaacacctgacactctcctatgttcatatgttgcccctccttccccaaaattttttgggcaatattacccctccgcccatccccaattgaatgtgtagatcagttttggtaggatagacatcttaataatattcagtcttcctatccatgaacaaggaatattcttccatttatttatgtcttctttgatttccttgaacagtcttgtatagttcttggtgtataggttttttacctctttagttaaatttattcctaagtatttgatttttttatttactattgtgaatggtatttgtttcttgatttcctcctgatcttgctcattattggtgtacagaaatgctactgatttttgctcattgatcttataacctgcgactttactaaactcatttatgagttctagaagctttgttgtagatctctcagggttttctatgtataggatcatgtcatctgcagataatgaaattttgacttcttccttcaaatttgaatgccttttatatctggttcttgcctcagtgctcgagcaagtacttctaagacaatgttaaataggagtggagacaatgggcatccttgtcttgttcctgagtttagagggaaggattctaggatttctccattgtaaacaatgttggctttaggtttttcgtatatactctttatcatgttcaaaaaatttccttgtatttcaatctttcggagtgtttttatcaagaaagggtgctgtattttgtcaaatgctttttctgcatctatagatataatcaagtgatctttttccttcaatctgtttatatgatgtattacgttgattgattttcttatgttgaaccatccttgcataactgggatgaatcccacttggtcgtggtgtatgattcgtttaatgtgttgttgaatacgattagcaagtattttgttaagtatttttgcgtctaggttcattagagaaattggtctgtaattttcctttcttgtggtgtctttgtttggctttggtactagggtaatgttggcatcatagaaggagt includes the following:
- the OR6K2 gene encoding olfactory receptor 6K2, whose amino-acid sequence is MGRPNWTTDQEFIFSAFPHSWGDAVLCFVPLLFIYTFIVVGNLVIITVVRLNIHLHTPMYFFISSLSFLEIWYTTATIPKMLSSLLSERKSISLQGCLLQMYFFHSTGISEVCLLTAMAFDRYLAICSPLHYPTIMTSKLCAQLTLSCCICGFITPLPEIAWISTLPFCGSNHLEHIFCDFLPVLRLACTDTQAIIMIQVVDIVHAVEIITAVMLIFMSYIGIVTVILRIRSAEGRRKAFSTCVSHLTVFLLFFGSVALMYLRFSATYSLFWDTAIALAFAVLSPFFNPIIYSLRNKDIKEAIKKHMGQAKIIFLNTRDLK